One genomic window of Desulfuromonas sp. AOP6 includes the following:
- the nrdD gene encoding anaerobic ribonucleoside-triphosphate reductase — MATKCDSKTEVYSRVCGFFRPVQQWNKGKKQEFKDRTEFVVGQAGSDE; from the coding sequence ATGGCAACCAAATGTGATTCAAAGACGGAAGTGTACTCCCGCGTCTGCGGCTTCTTCCGTCCCGTTCAGCAGTGGAACAAGGGCAAGAAGCAGGAATTCAAGGACCGCACCGAGTTTGTGGTGGGCCAAGCGGGCAGCGACGAGTAA